Part of the Woronichinia naegeliana WA131 genome, CCGAAATTACATCCCAAAGTCTGAGGCGATGCAGCAGATAACGAGTCAAAATGCCAGGCAAACCTTGACCCATCGCACTGTGATTGAGATAGTCAAAGGTGAGATCCCAGGCATAGCGCATAGGAGTGTGGCAATAACAGAGATGGAGTTGGTGAGGGCTAGTTAATACACCTTTGGCCACCGCATGGGATGAGGAAAGAATAACGTCATAGTTGCCCAAGTCTAGTTGTTCGATCGCTAAGGGTAACAGAGGTAAATATTTCTGTACACCATTGACCGCCAGGGGAAAGTTTTGTAAAAAAGTTGTGCCAATTTTGCGGTTAAATAAATAGCTCTTGGGATTGGTCGATTCAAAGTCAATTAAAGCGTAAAGATCCGCTTCCACTTGCTCTAAAATCGCCTGAACTACTAACTCCGATCCCCCCGTTGCTTTTGGGGTTAACCATTCATGCACAAGGGCATATTTCATAAGCGTTGCTTGGCAGTTAATCTTTGCTTAAAATTCACCCTCACTGTATCCCATCGAAGCTTCGTTATCTCGTTTAGAACCTAGTAAGTCAAGACGTTCTACACGAATAATCGGTTTAGATTTTTTAGCTCCAGTAGTGCGATCACTCCATTCTTCAATTTTAAGAGACCCTTGAACACCGATTAAATTCCCCTTTTTAACGTAACTGGCCGCAATTTCTGCCGTTTTCCCCCAAATTTCTAGTTCAAACCAATCAGGCTCATCGGATTTTTTACCGATACGATTAACGGCAAGGGTTAAACTGCATTTCATACTGCCTGATTCAAAATAGCGCACTTCTGGATCTCTTCCTGCCCGTCCCACAAGATTAACAACATTAACGCTCATAGATTATGCCTCTAT contains:
- a CDS encoding single-stranded DNA-binding protein encodes the protein MSVNVVNLVGRAGRDPEVRYFESGSMKCSLTLAVNRIGKKSDEPDWFELEIWGKTAEIAASYVKKGNLIGVQGSLKIEEWSDRTTGAKKSKPIIRVERLDLLGSKRDNEASMGYSEGEF